A stretch of the Capsicum annuum cultivar UCD-10X-F1 chromosome 8, UCD10Xv1.1, whole genome shotgun sequence genome encodes the following:
- the LOC107879774 gene encoding uncharacterized protein LOC107879774 isoform X1 codes for MSISKNQVGDPFVYVRKRRTQRTQLVANVVPSSAPQQDFSSKEICQKSSNTLYTEPNKLFESKRPTTKCLEFGKDLGDIAQKFAYNNEVYGLMKSSGSNYNAVRKGKEVYEENNNTMSFADIYAQRGNKGITICERSVNPRNDHSSGRKLQFQESPNYFLSNKIREMRSWPRHHKPRITVHPTKIIGPSRFSQNYGQNMQRTSVRVPFNFSVLKLIMGDDTLTDEELLYAQELLSTQELPSEGQRVQQRPCNQVANHQGVQTLNSSYMKLLMEDEDSSILTQELYEKQLLSTQCSFASEGHRVQVQQINLPSNQYQPQETSYMDLLRRDDMSYMDLLTRDDISGVDLLTREDISYTDLLTSKDISWTLDA; via the exons ATGTCGATATCCAAAAACCAAGTAGGGGATCCATTTGTTTATGTTCGGAAGAGAAGGACACAAAGAACTCAACTAGTTGCTAATGTAGTTCCTTCCTCGGCTCCACAG CAGGACttttcatcaaaagaaatatgTCAAAAGAGTTCAAACACTTTATATACAGAACCCAACAAACTCTTTGAAAGTAAGAGACCAACTACGAAATGTTTGGAATTTGGCAAGGACTTGGGAGATATAGCAcaaaagtttgcatataataatgaAGTTTATGGCTTGATGAAGTCTTCTGGTAGCAACTATAATGCTGTTAGAAAAGGAAAAGAGGTTTATGAAGAGAACAACAACACTATGAGTTTTGCAGATATTTATGCTCAAAGAGGAAATAAAGGTATCACTATCTGTGAGAGAAGTGTGAATCCAAGAAATGATCACTCTAGTGGCAGAAAATTGCAGTTCCAAGAAAGTCCTAATTATTTCCTTAGCaataaaataagggaaatgaGGTCATGGCCAAGGCATCATAAGCCAAGAATAACAGTTCATCCAACCAAGATTATTGGCCCATCAAGATTCAGCCAAAACTATGGTCAGAACATGCAGAGAACATCAGTGCGCGTGCCGTTTAATTTCTCTGTGCTGAAATTGATAATGGGGGATGATACATTGACAGATGAAGAATTACTATATGCACAAGAGCTGCTCAGTACTCAAGAGTTACCATCAGAAGGACAAAGGGTGCAGCAACGGCCATGCAACCAAGTAGCAAATCATCAGGGCGTGCAGACGTTGAATTCCTCCTACATGAAATTGCTGATGGAGGATGAAGATAGCTCCATATTGACTCAAGAACTATATGAAAAGCAGCTCCTCAGTACTCAGTGCAGTTTTGCATCAGAAGGACATAGGGTGCAGGTGCAGCAGATTAACTTACCAAGTAATCAGTATCAACCCCAAGAAACATCCTATATGGATCTGCTGAGAAGAGATGATATGTCCTACATGGATCTGCTGACAAGAGATGATATATCAGGTGTTGATCTGCTGACAAGAGAAGATATATCATATACGGATCTGCTGACAAGCAAAGACATATCATGGACTTtagatgcttga
- the LOC107879774 gene encoding uncharacterized protein LOC107879774 isoform X2: protein MSISKNQVGDPFVYVRKRRTQRTQLVANVVPSSAPQDFSSKEICQKSSNTLYTEPNKLFESKRPTTKCLEFGKDLGDIAQKFAYNNEVYGLMKSSGSNYNAVRKGKEVYEENNNTMSFADIYAQRGNKGITICERSVNPRNDHSSGRKLQFQESPNYFLSNKIREMRSWPRHHKPRITVHPTKIIGPSRFSQNYGQNMQRTSVRVPFNFSVLKLIMGDDTLTDEELLYAQELLSTQELPSEGQRVQQRPCNQVANHQGVQTLNSSYMKLLMEDEDSSILTQELYEKQLLSTQCSFASEGHRVQVQQINLPSNQYQPQETSYMDLLRRDDMSYMDLLTRDDISGVDLLTREDISYTDLLTSKDISWTLDA from the exons ATGTCGATATCCAAAAACCAAGTAGGGGATCCATTTGTTTATGTTCGGAAGAGAAGGACACAAAGAACTCAACTAGTTGCTAATGTAGTTCCTTCCTCGGCTCCACAG GACttttcatcaaaagaaatatgTCAAAAGAGTTCAAACACTTTATATACAGAACCCAACAAACTCTTTGAAAGTAAGAGACCAACTACGAAATGTTTGGAATTTGGCAAGGACTTGGGAGATATAGCAcaaaagtttgcatataataatgaAGTTTATGGCTTGATGAAGTCTTCTGGTAGCAACTATAATGCTGTTAGAAAAGGAAAAGAGGTTTATGAAGAGAACAACAACACTATGAGTTTTGCAGATATTTATGCTCAAAGAGGAAATAAAGGTATCACTATCTGTGAGAGAAGTGTGAATCCAAGAAATGATCACTCTAGTGGCAGAAAATTGCAGTTCCAAGAAAGTCCTAATTATTTCCTTAGCaataaaataagggaaatgaGGTCATGGCCAAGGCATCATAAGCCAAGAATAACAGTTCATCCAACCAAGATTATTGGCCCATCAAGATTCAGCCAAAACTATGGTCAGAACATGCAGAGAACATCAGTGCGCGTGCCGTTTAATTTCTCTGTGCTGAAATTGATAATGGGGGATGATACATTGACAGATGAAGAATTACTATATGCACAAGAGCTGCTCAGTACTCAAGAGTTACCATCAGAAGGACAAAGGGTGCAGCAACGGCCATGCAACCAAGTAGCAAATCATCAGGGCGTGCAGACGTTGAATTCCTCCTACATGAAATTGCTGATGGAGGATGAAGATAGCTCCATATTGACTCAAGAACTATATGAAAAGCAGCTCCTCAGTACTCAGTGCAGTTTTGCATCAGAAGGACATAGGGTGCAGGTGCAGCAGATTAACTTACCAAGTAATCAGTATCAACCCCAAGAAACATCCTATATGGATCTGCTGAGAAGAGATGATATGTCCTACATGGATCTGCTGACAAGAGATGATATATCAGGTGTTGATCTGCTGACAAGAGAAGATATATCATATACGGATCTGCTGACAAGCAAAGACATATCATGGACTTtagatgcttga